A stretch of Primulina tabacum isolate GXHZ01 chromosome 13, ASM2559414v2, whole genome shotgun sequence DNA encodes these proteins:
- the LOC142522870 gene encoding uncharacterized protein LOC142522870: MECQKSQAKLTRTNSSLLRSSPTIRSSIQSLSSVSEISPDQEMEDLEEQKPHSKPCSPPVRPGPRSGTGSLAPVLAIITLSAYTLFAFSYRDDIPASENLLLVLVFVAILLFFVSRKRAFIRHNFTIFMHLCDEYGKRVGFSCFASKSQTKPVQWFIGESNFEETEMKQCEKDKIVREGVEFYSNGDFYEGESHKGKCNGSGVYNYFVNGRYEGDWVDGRYDGYGIESWAKGSRYRGQYRLGLRHGYGVYNFYTGDTYAGEWCNGQSNGVGEQTCADGSCYIGEFKCGVKHGLGRYHFRNGDRYAGEYFNDKIHGFGVYHFANGHRYEGSWHEGRKQGYGMYTFRNSETKCGEWDGGNLKIPLHPLTDVVFRAVQATRKTAENTIHLRCVDEQVNKSVIVANRAATAARVAAVKAVQNRIDGKFCETNF, from the exons atggagtgtcagaagagccaGGCGAAGCTTACAAGGACGAATTCTTCACTCCTCAGGTCGTCTCCGACCATCAGATCATCGATTCAGAGCTTGTCTTCGGTGAGCGAGATCTCTCCTGATCAAGAAATGGAGGATCTCGAGGAGCAGAAGCCGCACAGCAAGCCCTGCTCCCCACCAGTTCGACCAGGTCCGAGGTCCGGAACGGGTAGCTTGGCGCCGGTTCTCGCTATCATTACGCTCTCTGCTTACACGCTTTTCGCCTTCTCGTACAGGGATGACATTCCCGCCTCGGAGAATCTACTGCTGGTTCTTGTTTTTGTTGCGATTTTACTGTTTTTCGTGTCGAGAAAAAGGGCGTTTATTCGCCATAATTTTACCATTTTCATGCATTTGTGTGATGAGTATGGTAAAAGAGTTGGCTTTTCTTGTTTTGCCTCCAAAAGCCAGACAAAACCGGTGCAGTGGTTCATTGGAGAGTCGAACTTTGAGGAAACGGAGATGAAGCAGTGCGAAAAAGATAAAATTGTTAGAGAAGGTGTGGAATTTTACAGTAACGGGGATTTCTATGAAGGGGAATCTCACAAGGGGAAGTGCAACGGCAGCGGAGTGTACAATTACTTTGTCAATGGGAGATATGAAGGGGACTGGGTTGATGGGAGATATGATGGATATGGGATTGAGAGCTGGGCCAAGGGGAGCAGATACAGAGGGCAGTACAGGCTTGGATTGAGGCATGGCTATGGAGTTTATAACTTTTACACTGGGGATACTTACGCTGGAGAGTGGTGTAATGGTCAGAGTAATGGAGTTGGAGAGCAGACTTGTGCAGATGGGAGCTGTTACATTGGGGAGTTCAAGTGTGGGGTTAAACATGGACTTGGCCGTTACCATTTCAG AAATGGAGATAGATATGCAGGAGAATATTTTAACGACAAAATTCATGGTTTTGGGGTCTATCACTTCGCCAATGGTCATCGTTATGAAGGTTCATGGCATGAAGGCCGCAAGCAAGGTTATGGCATGTATACCTTCCGAAATAGTGAGACCAAATGTGGTGAATGGGATGGTGGTAATCTAAAGATTCCACTTCACCCTTTAACTGATGTAGTTTTTCGAGCAGTTCAG GCTACTAGAAAAACAGCAGAAAACACAATTCACCTCCGATGTGTGGATGAACAAGTGAACAAATCCGTGATTGTTGCAAACAGGGCCGCCACTGCAGCAAGAGTTGCTGCTGTCAAAGCAGTTCAGAATAGGATTGATGGGAAATTTTGCGAAACTAACTTTTAG